One part of the Rutidosis leptorrhynchoides isolate AG116_Rl617_1_P2 chromosome 1, CSIRO_AGI_Rlap_v1, whole genome shotgun sequence genome encodes these proteins:
- the LOC139883584 gene encoding strigolactone esterase D14 — protein MVIKQEKSLSTTMNAKIIGSGKETMILAHGYGGDQSLWDKVLPILTQTYQVVVFDWCFSGAIKEPNTLFDPSKHTCYDAFSEDLINLLQELSLDSTVFVGHSMSGMIGCIASVKKPHLFKKLILVSPSPRYLNSEFYEGGFDLKDLEQLFTSIESNYNEWASFFPSLVIDKNDPESLKVFEKCLKRMNPEIGLLIAKTVFLSDHRDILEKVAIPCTIIQTTNDIVVPISVVEYMKKTIKGESTVEMIDTLGHFPQLTAPNQFLEIIDRVMNVELSKTLIE, from the exons ATGGTTATCAAGCAAGAAAAAAGCCTATCAACCACCATGAATGCAAAAATCATAGGCTCAGGGAAAGAAACTATGATTCTAGCTCATGGCTATGGTGGAGACCAATCTCTTTGGGACAAAGTTCTACCTATACTCACTCAAACATACCAAGTTGTTGTTTTCGATTGGTGCTTTTCGGGCGCTATTAAAGAACCAAATACTCTCTTTGATCCGAGTAAGCATACTTGCTATGATGCTTTTTCTGAAGACTTAATCAACCTTCTTCAGGAGTTGAGCTTAGATTCAACTGTGTTCGTTGGCCACTCGATGTCCGGTATGATCGGATGCATAGCTTCGGTGAAAAAGCCTCATCTTTTCAAGAAACTTATCCTTGTTTCACCATCTCCGAG gtacTTAAACTCTGAATTCTATGAAGGAGGTTTTGATCTAAAAGACCTTGAGCAGCTATTCACAAGCATAGAGTCCAACTACAATGAATGGGCATCCTTCTTTCCATCCCTTGTTATTGACAAAAATGACCCCGAATCACTCAAGGTTTTCGAAAAATGTCTTAAAAGAATGAACCCCGAGATTGGCCTTTTGATAGCGAAAACTGTATTCTTATCCGATCATCGTGACATTCTAGAAAAAGTTGCAATACCATGCACTATAATTCAAACAACAAATGATATTGTGGTTCCAATCTCAGTCGTCGAATATATGAAGAAAACGATTAAGGGAGAATCGACGGTTGAGATGATTGATACTCTTGGACACTTTCCTCAACTTACAGCCCCTAATCAGTTTCTTGAAATCATTGATCGAGTGATGAACGTTGAGTTGTCGAAAACTCTGATAGAGTGA